In one window of Ruminococcus hominis DNA:
- a CDS encoding MFS transporter, with amino-acid sequence MAKKPLGTDKFGVQKVMRTKDYLGDSLGQFSLNAISTIIGQLTYFYTDKVGLAAGAIATVLLISKIIDAFTDLIMGNIVDHTKPGKEKYRPWLLKAGIPAGIMLVLMFTVPKTSGTLQIAYALVTNILLSAVLYTAVAIPYGSLMAVRTNSQEERGIMGTWRAGAGYVAGFIMAILIIPITNALGGTQSAWIKFGVIIGLFIILAFGIAYLTSRETATESGTVAEKVEEEEEAIPFREAITKLFHNKYWVIVLIVNLLACILYGTTAAAGTYYCKWIFGNDNLVGLLGGVGLIPTFLGFALVGVMIKKLGVVGTLKFSFGIGIISNVLMIFLHNNFTAYMVLGCFTTFATIPMMCLVGVMTTMAIDFNEYKYGVKMVACSNSASSFGGKVGSGVGGSLIGWMLAAVGYDATLSVAPEATKMAIYGFCFIIPLIAFVVMFVLVSQFDLEKKLPQMREEVAKRKQETVTD; translated from the coding sequence ATGGCAAAGAAACCGTTGGGGACAGATAAGTTCGGTGTCCAGAAAGTTATGAGGACAAAGGATTATCTTGGAGATTCATTAGGACAATTTTCACTGAATGCAATCTCAACAATTATTGGACAGCTGACTTATTTTTATACAGACAAAGTTGGTCTGGCAGCAGGGGCGATTGCAACTGTATTGTTGATCAGTAAGATTATTGATGCATTTACAGATCTGATCATGGGAAATATTGTAGATCATACGAAACCAGGTAAGGAAAAATACAGACCATGGCTTTTAAAGGCTGGTATACCGGCCGGTATTATGCTTGTATTGATGTTTACTGTACCAAAGACATCCGGAACACTTCAGATTGCTTATGCACTCGTAACCAATATTTTACTATCAGCAGTGCTTTATACAGCAGTAGCTATTCCATATGGCTCTTTGATGGCTGTCCGTACAAACAGTCAGGAAGAACGTGGAATTATGGGTACATGGAGAGCAGGAGCCGGCTATGTGGCAGGATTTATTATGGCAATTCTGATCATTCCAATTACAAATGCATTGGGAGGAACACAGAGTGCATGGATTAAATTTGGCGTGATTATTGGATTATTCATTATTTTAGCTTTTGGTATTGCTTATCTGACAAGTAGAGAAACGGCTACAGAATCAGGTACAGTGGCTGAAAAAGTTGAAGAAGAGGAAGAAGCGATTCCTTTCAGAGAGGCGATTACAAAATTATTTCATAATAAATATTGGGTGATCGTTCTTATTGTAAATCTTCTGGCTTGTATCCTCTACGGAACAACAGCAGCTGCGGGAACTTATTATTGCAAATGGATTTTTGGAAATGATAATCTGGTAGGATTACTTGGAGGAGTTGGATTGATTCCTACATTCCTTGGATTTGCCCTTGTAGGTGTGATGATCAAGAAACTTGGAGTTGTTGGAACATTGAAGTTTAGTTTCGGAATCGGTATTATTTCCAATGTGCTGATGATTTTCTTACATAATAATTTCACTGCATATATGGTTCTTGGATGCTTTACAACGTTTGCAACCATTCCTATGATGTGTCTGGTTGGAGTTATGACGACAATGGCAATTGATTTCAATGAATATAAATATGGTGTGAAAATGGTTGCGTGCTCCAACAGTGCTTCCAGTTTTGGAGGAAAGGTAGGAAGCGGAGTTGGAGGATCGCTGATTGGATGGATGCTTGCAGCAGTAGGATATGATGCTACCCTTTCTGTTGCGCCGGAAGCAACGAAGATGGCAATCTATGGATTTTGCTTCATTATCCCGTTAATTGCATTTGTGGTTATGTTTGTTCTTGTGAGTCAGTTTGATCTTGAGAAAAAGCTGCCTCAGATGAGAGAAGAGGTCGCGAAAAGAAAGCAGGAAACAGTAACGGACTAA
- a CDS encoding helix-turn-helix domain-containing protein — protein sequence MIKDIKSFCRLFYESTFLPINCYDYASDQSYTYPEDAGFDIIVNNPSPDFLNFKKNPDYFVSDSFTYYGYVESSGRDYCLIVGPVFSTPVTESDTHNFMKEWTIDASFHSRVSHFLQSIPPQSLYSFLNVLAYLHFCINDEVISVSEHFQLERLSQTDKISSVYTEKIMELKENQKYHNTYFYEKEMMKYVQNGDIKRLKELLNSSQNLVEGIVAGNALRQKKNIFITIATLTTRAAIQGGMNLEEAYQLADVYIQDCEHSQNLTYIENLNYSMLIDFAERVAKGKIPGGMSKEIFDCVQFISRHVNEPIQVGDVTEHIGKSRSYLTKKFKKELGFDISSFIMRCKLEESKSLLTFTEKSLSEISSYLCFSSQAYFQNVFKKKYGITPTQYRKQTQQIT from the coding sequence ATGATTAAGGATATTAAGTCATTTTGCAGATTATTTTATGAATCCACCTTTCTCCCAATCAATTGCTATGATTATGCGTCGGATCAAAGTTATACTTATCCTGAAGATGCCGGGTTTGATATTATTGTAAATAATCCTTCTCCAGATTTTTTAAATTTCAAAAAGAATCCGGACTACTTTGTTTCTGATTCTTTTACTTATTATGGTTACGTCGAATCATCCGGACGCGATTATTGTCTTATTGTCGGACCTGTCTTCAGTACACCGGTAACAGAATCTGATACGCACAATTTTATGAAGGAATGGACCATTGATGCTTCCTTTCATTCCCGCGTCTCACATTTTTTACAAAGCATTCCACCGCAATCACTCTATTCTTTTTTGAATGTTCTTGCTTATTTACACTTCTGCATCAATGATGAAGTAATCTCTGTCAGTGAGCATTTCCAATTGGAAAGATTGAGCCAGACAGATAAGATATCCAGTGTTTACACAGAAAAAATCATGGAGCTCAAAGAAAATCAAAAATATCATAATACATATTTTTACGAAAAAGAAATGATGAAATATGTCCAGAACGGAGATATCAAACGATTGAAAGAACTTCTCAACAGCTCGCAGAATCTTGTGGAGGGGATTGTCGCGGGCAATGCGCTCAGACAAAAGAAAAACATTTTCATTACAATTGCAACACTCACTACACGTGCAGCCATTCAGGGTGGAATGAATCTGGAAGAAGCCTATCAGCTGGCCGATGTCTATATCCAGGATTGTGAGCATTCACAGAATCTCACTTATATTGAAAATCTCAATTATTCCATGCTGATTGATTTTGCAGAGCGTGTTGCAAAAGGGAAAATTCCAGGTGGAATGTCCAAAGAAATTTTTGATTGTGTCCAGTTCATCTCCCGTCATGTAAATGAACCGATCCAGGTTGGTGATGTCACGGAACATATCGGGAAAAGCCGCTCCTATCTTACGAAAAAATTTAAAAAGGAACTCGGCTTTGATATCAGCAGTTTTATCATGCGCTGCAAGTTAGAAGAGTCCAAAAGTCTGCTTACCTTTACAGAAAAAAGCCTGAGTGAAATCAGCAGTTACCTCTGCTTCTCCTCTCAGGCTTATTTTCAGAATGTATTTAAAAAGAAGTACGGAATTACTCCTACCCAATACAGAAAACAGACACAGCAGATCACTTAG
- a CDS encoding alpha-L-rhamnosidase, whose product MFIQNITCEFVKNSISIDCQHPRFSWEIVAEKNNVFQKAWQMIVRNEENVIVWDSGVQETPDTTDISYQGEKLKSTSVYHYQITVWTNTGEMLQSGENYFETAFFDHSDWKAKWMEPEPLPQLPQNPLLEAKKEWQKITEAMMHGDMSAMKTEEDIWEALPMEPYDPAVQMRRVFRADKPVKRARLYVTSHGIYEVKINGKSVTDSRLNPGFTAYDRRLKYQVYNVDELVQNGENAISVTVADGWYKGKIALGHGCEYGEVPGALLQLEMIDENGKKQVICSDENWKYSFDGPVRSADLFLGETYDARRYDGEPSEIEYDDKKWLQVRTHTMENPIPEAQISPLAKVFEEVPAQSVFVTPNGETVVDFGQNLAGTIRVKIQEEIGTEVKFEHGEMLDGQGNFFYVFAGTSRAQEDIYICGEKREEIFEPHFTYHGFRYVRVTGGADWKKEDFTALAISTENEVTGNFQCSDEQINQLQSNIYWSQRSNNITIPTDCPTREKAGWTGDVVVYGATALYNQNMTAFYEDWLRSIRLDQLENGYVLGTVPQIRNYVQQGDTGSLGWGDVILTLPLQLYQFYGDKEVLQANYEAMEEWMQSMERAAHELPSEAVPYGGSQTEQNCDERSLENQRYLINTGFHFGDWIIPSVVNEEGFTDGPASAFLTMNYVGSSLLAADADMFSEISELVGNMENAEKYCAYANRVRQAFEEEYVSEDGKLGQEMQGNYILALRHHMVSPEKEPLLAERLNELVVKNGFRLDTGFMATPHILDILCQYGYADTAWKVLLQKQCPSWLYEVEQGATTVWENWDAVRTDGKLAGCSFNHYAFGCVGDFLYRKVLGIQNTGIGYDKILIAPEYDCPFKWAEGTYHSVNGNIELRWEKNKNQVKISGRIPANTSACLKLPDGTEKELGNGWFEVKAGLDSGIKE is encoded by the coding sequence ATGTTTATTCAGAATATAACTTGTGAATTTGTAAAAAATTCGATTTCGATTGATTGTCAACACCCAAGATTTTCATGGGAGATTGTTGCAGAAAAAAACAATGTTTTTCAGAAAGCCTGGCAAATGATTGTCAGAAATGAAGAGAATGTAATTGTATGGGATAGTGGTGTTCAGGAGACCCCTGATACTACAGATATTTCTTATCAGGGAGAAAAGTTAAAATCAACATCCGTATATCATTATCAGATTACTGTGTGGACAAATACAGGGGAAATGCTTCAAAGTGGAGAGAATTATTTTGAAACTGCATTTTTTGATCATTCTGACTGGAAAGCAAAGTGGATGGAGCCGGAGCCATTGCCGCAATTACCACAGAATCCTCTGCTTGAAGCGAAAAAAGAGTGGCAAAAGATTACAGAAGCAATGATGCACGGAGATATGAGTGCAATGAAAACAGAAGAGGATATCTGGGAGGCTTTGCCGATGGAACCTTATGATCCGGCAGTACAGATGCGCCGTGTTTTTCGGGCAGACAAACCAGTGAAACGAGCCCGTCTGTATGTGACCTCACATGGTATTTATGAAGTGAAGATCAATGGAAAGTCAGTGACGGACAGCCGATTAAATCCAGGATTTACAGCATATGACAGAAGGTTGAAGTATCAGGTCTACAATGTGGACGAATTGGTACAAAACGGAGAAAATGCAATTTCTGTGACTGTTGCGGACGGATGGTATAAAGGAAAGATTGCGCTTGGACACGGATGTGAATATGGAGAAGTTCCGGGAGCATTGCTACAGTTGGAGATGATAGATGAAAATGGTAAAAAACAAGTCATCTGTTCCGATGAAAACTGGAAATATTCCTTCGATGGACCGGTACGAAGTGCGGATTTATTCTTAGGTGAAACCTATGATGCAAGAAGATATGACGGGGAGCCATCCGAGATAGAGTATGATGATAAAAAGTGGCTTCAGGTGAGAACACATACAATGGAAAATCCAATACCGGAAGCGCAGATCAGTCCACTGGCAAAGGTATTTGAAGAAGTTCCTGCACAGAGCGTATTTGTTACACCAAATGGCGAAACAGTGGTTGATTTTGGACAGAACCTTGCAGGAACCATCCGGGTAAAGATTCAGGAAGAAATCGGCACAGAAGTGAAATTCGAACATGGAGAAATGCTTGACGGTCAGGGGAACTTCTTCTATGTTTTTGCCGGAACAAGCAGGGCACAAGAGGATATTTATATTTGCGGAGAGAAGCGGGAAGAAATTTTTGAGCCACATTTTACATATCATGGATTCCGCTATGTGCGCGTGACTGGTGGAGCAGATTGGAAGAAAGAAGATTTCACAGCTCTTGCAATCAGTACAGAAAATGAAGTAACAGGAAATTTCCAATGCTCGGATGAGCAGATCAATCAGCTGCAGAGTAATATTTACTGGAGCCAGCGTTCGAATAACATTACGATTCCGACAGATTGTCCGACAAGAGAAAAAGCAGGATGGACAGGAGATGTAGTGGTCTATGGGGCAACAGCATTGTATAATCAGAATATGACAGCCTTTTACGAAGACTGGCTCCGCAGTATTCGCCTGGATCAGCTGGAAAATGGATATGTGCTGGGAACAGTACCACAGATCAGAAATTATGTACAGCAGGGGGATACAGGTTCTCTTGGCTGGGGGGATGTCATACTGACACTGCCACTTCAGTTGTACCAGTTCTACGGAGACAAAGAAGTTCTTCAGGCAAATTACGAGGCGATGGAGGAATGGATGCAGTCCATGGAGCGTGCTGCACATGAACTGCCAAGTGAAGCAGTTCCTTATGGGGGATCACAGACAGAACAGAATTGTGATGAAAGAAGTCTTGAAAACCAGCGTTATCTGATCAATACAGGATTTCATTTTGGAGACTGGATTATTCCAAGTGTTGTGAATGAAGAGGGATTTACCGATGGACCGGCTTCAGCATTTCTTACAATGAATTATGTTGGAAGCAGTCTGCTGGCAGCAGATGCAGATATGTTTTCGGAAATTTCTGAATTAGTTGGAAATATGGAGAATGCAGAGAAATACTGTGCTTATGCAAACAGAGTCCGTCAGGCGTTCGAAGAAGAATATGTATCAGAGGATGGAAAGCTTGGGCAGGAGATGCAGGGAAATTATATTCTGGCATTGAGACATCATATGGTGTCACCGGAGAAAGAACCACTTCTTGCGGAAAGACTGAATGAACTTGTAGTAAAGAACGGATTCAGATTGGATACCGGTTTTATGGCTACCCCACATATTCTTGATATCTTATGTCAGTATGGCTATGCAGATACTGCATGGAAAGTATTGCTTCAGAAGCAGTGCCCGTCCTGGCTCTATGAAGTAGAACAGGGGGCAACAACAGTCTGGGAAAACTGGGATGCAGTAAGAACGGACGGGAAACTGGCAGGTTGTTCCTTCAATCATTATGCGTTTGGCTGTGTCGGAGATTTCCTATACCGGAAAGTTCTTGGTATTCAGAATACAGGAATTGGGTATGATAAGATCCTGATCGCACCGGAGTATGACTGTCCGTTTAAGTGGGCAGAAGGAACCTATCACAGTGTAAATGGAAACATTGAGTTAAGATGGGAAAAGAATAAAAATCAAGTAAAGATTTCCGGACGGATTCCGGCAAATACATCCGCATGCTTAAAGCTGCCAGATGGAACAGAAAAAGAACTTGGAAATGGATGGTTTGAAGTAAAAGCAGGATTAGATTCAGGCATAAAAGAATAA
- a CDS encoding SGNH/GDSL hydrolase family protein, with the protein MQKNKKKINKKIILIIIAVLLILQIGWIAFSGMQWGWGPFAKLHDIKMSKLPGNDEKYALNQTEENVHDELQGKKIIFLGSSVTYGASAKGVSFADYIGKRNQAEVVKEAVSGTTLVDNGANSYISRLKKIKEAQADLFICQLSTNDASQKKELGMIGESKELDSFDTETVSGAIEYIICYAKETWDCPVMFYTNPRYDSAEYEEMVQLLLQIQKKWGIGVIDLWNDAEFNELTDEECSLYMADKIHPTQAGYLEWWTPYMEEKMEEYLADQKSK; encoded by the coding sequence ATGCAAAAGAATAAGAAGAAAATTAACAAGAAGATTATTTTAATTATAATAGCGGTTTTACTGATTTTACAAATTGGCTGGATTGCATTTTCCGGTATGCAGTGGGGATGGGGACCATTTGCAAAACTGCATGATATAAAAATGTCAAAGCTGCCTGGAAATGATGAAAAATATGCACTGAATCAGACAGAAGAAAATGTTCACGATGAACTTCAGGGAAAGAAAATTATTTTTCTTGGTTCATCAGTTACTTATGGAGCATCTGCAAAGGGAGTATCATTTGCAGATTATATAGGAAAACGCAATCAGGCTGAAGTAGTGAAGGAAGCTGTATCAGGAACTACATTAGTAGATAACGGAGCTAATTCTTATATCAGCAGATTGAAGAAAATAAAAGAAGCGCAGGCAGATTTATTTATCTGTCAGCTTTCGACCAATGATGCGAGCCAGAAGAAAGAATTGGGAATGATTGGGGAGTCAAAAGAGTTAGATTCATTTGATACAGAAACAGTATCCGGTGCGATAGAATATATTATATGCTATGCAAAGGAAACATGGGATTGCCCGGTTATGTTCTATACGAATCCCCGATATGACAGTGCAGAATATGAAGAAATGGTCCAATTGTTATTGCAGATTCAGAAAAAATGGGGGATTGGAGTGATTGATCTGTGGAATGATGCAGAGTTTAATGAGCTGACAGATGAAGAATGCTCCCTTTACATGGCAGATAAGATACATCCGACACAGGCGGGATATCTGGAATGGTGGACTCCATATATGGAGGAGAAGATGGAAGAGTATTTGGCTGATCAGAAGAGTAAATAA
- a CDS encoding winged helix-turn-helix transcriptional regulator, translated as MYEEPVSLLKQEVREPVIYNAIITAIATGTSRMSEIATKVGESTTTCTAYIKNLINLGIIKRETPYGEKI; from the coding sequence TTGTATGAGGAGCCGGTAAGTCTTTTAAAGCAAGAAGTAAGAGAACCAGTAATTTATAATGCAATTATTACGGCAATCGCAACAGGAACTTCGAGAATGTCAGAGATAGCTACAAAAGTAGGAGAGAGTACCACTACTTGTACAGCATATATTAAGAATCTGATTAATCTTGGAATTATTAAAAGAGAAACTCCATATGGTGAAAAAATTTGA
- a CDS encoding site-specific integrase → MAFIRHRRKTYSVVYKILDENGKEHITSETFATQKEADKRKKEIEYKQSIGKFEVQKCATLKELIEEYVQIYGHDKWGVSTYSGNVALINNYILPTIGDTKLAGINTHFIEKYYKDLLKMPAVKSTKNPDGTGTITESTVNEIHKVLRSCFRQTVKWDMMKKNPAVDATVPKAKKQEREIWTAEMLMQALEACDNKMLKIAFQLAFTATLRIGELLGLTWDDMDISEEAIADNKAYVIINKQVERVSKDAIEALNSKEIIMTFPSQKKNNRTVRVLKIPKTDSSVRKVFIPKSVAQCLIDLKADQDEIKEVLGNEYQDYNLVMATTFGIPIGDSYLRTKMQEIIDELGLPDVVFHSLRHTSVTYKLKLSGGDIKAVQGDSGHAQADMVTEVYGHILDEDRRKNAELMENAFYNKENLNPQMKNQDEGSSTITVPDGVDAELLMKVLGNPEMAALLTSLAKTMKV, encoded by the coding sequence ATGGCATTTATCAGGCACCGGAGAAAGACATACTCTGTGGTATATAAAATCCTGGATGAGAATGGAAAAGAACATATAACATCTGAAACATTTGCTACGCAGAAAGAAGCAGATAAACGGAAAAAAGAAATTGAGTACAAGCAGTCTATCGGAAAATTTGAGGTTCAAAAGTGTGCAACATTGAAAGAACTGATTGAAGAATATGTGCAGATATATGGACATGACAAGTGGGGTGTTTCCACTTACTCTGGTAATGTGGCTCTGATAAATAATTACATTCTTCCAACAATCGGAGATACCAAGCTTGCAGGCATCAATACACATTTTATAGAGAAGTATTATAAGGATCTTCTTAAAATGCCGGCGGTAAAGAGTACAAAGAATCCGGATGGTACAGGAACAATCACGGAAAGTACAGTAAATGAGATACATAAGGTATTAAGGAGCTGTTTCCGTCAGACGGTTAAGTGGGATATGATGAAAAAGAACCCGGCTGTGGATGCAACCGTTCCGAAAGCAAAGAAGCAGGAGCGTGAGATCTGGACAGCAGAGATGCTTATGCAGGCATTGGAAGCCTGTGATAACAAAATGCTCAAAATAGCATTTCAGCTTGCATTTACGGCAACACTTCGTATCGGAGAACTTCTTGGACTGACCTGGGATGATATGGATATTTCGGAAGAGGCAATTGCAGATAACAAAGCCTATGTTATCATCAATAAACAGGTAGAGAGAGTATCAAAGGATGCAATAGAAGCACTCAATTCAAAAGAAATTATCATGACATTTCCAAGCCAGAAGAAAAATAACAGGACGGTCAGAGTGCTGAAAATACCAAAGACAGACAGCAGTGTCAGGAAGGTGTTTATTCCAAAATCAGTAGCACAATGTCTGATTGATCTGAAAGCAGATCAGGATGAGATAAAGGAAGTGCTTGGGAATGAATATCAGGATTATAATCTGGTAATGGCAACAACATTTGGTATTCCTATAGGAGACAGCTATTTAAGGACAAAAATGCAGGAAATCATAGATGAACTGGGGCTGCCAGATGTAGTGTTTCACAGCCTGCGTCATACCAGTGTTACCTACAAGCTGAAATTAAGTGGTGGAGATATTAAAGCAGTCCAGGGAGACTCCGGCCATGCTCAGGCGGATATGGTAACGGAAGTGTATGGCCATATCCTGGACGAAGACCGAAGGAAGAATGCGGAGCTTATGGAGAATGCCTTTTATAATAAGGAAAATCTCAATCCTCAGATGAAAAATCAG